A part of Chanos chanos chromosome 9, fChaCha1.1, whole genome shotgun sequence genomic DNA contains:
- the LOC115821828 gene encoding carcinoembryonic antigen-related cell adhesion molecule 1-like: MHLSKENDPSKELYPQADTVGFLQGEKVLIVGNNGTYSGVSLTGPAEPLIEDQSSADLTCEGIGSIITTEWMKDGQPLSPSNSIIFSADLRSVSISPVRRSDSGEYQCRLSNPVSSDTATYTVTVSYGPENVSISGQNEVEVGSKVTLTCSAESTPPASFIWMLNGRETGETTASYSIEKIDSTHSRNYTCTAWNNVTSLKTTVHHHLTVKGKVSLHFQEANRKQVELGILGGEVKLNSAANQRALQLILDCDMTCVVFSDACDIVACTCCCVDVFSVLDSSPYACDVTKCEKR; encoded by the exons ATGCATTTGTCCAAGGAGAATGACCCCAGTAAGGAGCTCTATCCCCAGGCAGACACGGTGGGATTCCTGCAAGGAGAGAAAGTGTTGATAGTGGGGAACAATGGGACATAT tctggagtttccctcactggtccagcagaacccctaatagaagatcaaagttctgctgatttaacctgtgagggaaTTGGGTCCATCATTaccacagaatggatgaaggatggtcaacctctgtctcctagcaacagcatcatcttctctgctgatctgagatcagtgtccatcagtccagtgaggagatcagacagtggagaataccagtgtagactcagtaaccctgtcagctctgacactgcaacctacacagtgactgtcagct atggaccagagaatgtttccatcagtggacagaatgaggtggaggtggggtcaaaggtgactcTGACGTGCTCTGCTGAATCCACACCTCCTGCCTCCTTCATCTGGATGttgaatggaagagaaacaggagaaactacAGCCTCATATTCCATAGAGAAGATTGACTCCACACACAGTAGGAATTACACCTGCACAGCCTGGAACAATGTCACCTCACTCAAAACAACAGTTCACCATCATTTAACAGTTAAAGGTAAAGTTTCACT ACATTTCCAGGAGGCCAATAGGAAGCAGGTGGAGCTTGGAATCTTGGGAGGAGAGGTCAAACTCAactctgcagccaatcagagagctctACAGCTCATCTTAg ATTGTGATATgacttgtgttgtgttttctgatgcGTGTGACATTGTGGcttgt ACCTGCTGTTGTGTGGATGTTTTCTCAGTGCTGGACTCTTCTCCATACGCCTGTGACGTTACTAAGTGTGAAAAACGCTAG
- the LOC115821829 gene encoding interferon-induced very large GTPase 1-like, translated as MELFKENIARVKENLMELENLFKEGKDRNDAKVKDMEDKICIAFDVPRESWMNTGQTLKDVIEILRKQLDIVQSSTLSSEMISDKDVLKNASGGLALEGVYKTRNPEDFLVKRDQLIEIPDSFSLTGPKQNTRALYTSVEFSGGELLPQASEVKICQRAQAYLLQTALTVSTDKDITISPKEKGERLQLIQTQLKNKLSTHIESVIEKSHDDWESLERALHSIITGTQMSDGSATVEVAVSQLENILVKQVAPLTEVQTTDEQNTPVNNKSEKTRSFMDLLLKLGLQDSYPKKMIKSNVLLIDKLSLSVKEPKTEKDLSSLYLYKLMTLDYRARFLFVKPEATNMDFGEDGANAEDDDDDDFFDFVDKSDTVVRVKQAQIHPMDVHMAIFHCSNDFLRQYIFTKLSACQFSLPFLVPNPCTDEVEFPLWALRHIRKSWHSKIQTASSGCGKYYNRQMFNTPVPVVSFIRLGVSDSNSKSQILDGVISEQKHSVFFHRHCKGSTPDSLLMNGVVETAWYCPGGKEDDVFDDCVAFLNLHGDAAEHPKQLEFLQAVSTVNVLLLSEHPLSETAKEVSHKLSKSSVPLICLFSGKDNIQPSKNPTKVRLAAKNRNQAKFTEELISSIKQCISKYKQTATIERCCEEARKLQFIVDEDKPSCKDGYEKAQTLMCLLKDVKDVSTLKERILPLQGKLWHDWCNKNKEQYRLQVREKESIEQQQSKISAQMTKIRKEQLREATPLNDFMRSFLECLTTPAQFEGTRLYMLQWLRILLDDLTTDELVLLEEDYNSTWRKMKNVSKDKEKASLVQSLQTKLDRITDKMAATTVGLQHIMREVSQLYEAIQMCTQAKKNTKQYATLPKIGVTMLLSGYPLEIMDGDAAHVPLTWINAVLDELIKTLGDKKVFVLSILGLQSSGKSTLLNTMFGLQFAVSAGRCTRGAFMQLVEVDSSIRNDLGYDFVLIVDTEGLRSPELSTKISLSHDNELATFIIGLGDATVINIMGENPSEMHDILQICVQAFLRMKQVKITPSCIFVHQNVVEGSAGDKNIEGRRRLLERLDDMAQLAAKEENVDGVTCFSDVIHFDIETQVFYFKNLLQGDPPMAPPNPSYSQNVQELKIKLLTAASWQEKCKFSSLSEFKYRVSDLWTALLQENFVFSFKNTVEMMVYSSLESKYGDWSWHLRKFSLSLQTKLENQIASNLIQNVTFADLMKKYDKVYEPLKTEIEKYFKEDKNKETLIKWKTNIDKRFESLKSELIDGTLKKCKELLTSKQNRSELDKRKTQYTNELTQQSKSLASKLKTQQLTDKQVTKKFDDLWSNWTAEVLKSQPPEEPLNVKAAVESVLLSQFQVLKAANEKLSQQIADELKLNNQALSGNRSNLENHILKHLATQEDFSMYEEYIDYPKRYFERFIQEKVDEFCCDTKKLGTIHQESLETMKNQLLTASTDVTTEVDEKAGNASMWLDLFCRNVGHLITIMRNELHCIENEDIKDWQFFKEMMAKSLEEMVKDEKMDVEALREKPTKILFQQVEGCWAQCPFCKAICTNTIPNHDKRHSVRFHRCEALAGYHYHNTDHFSVDFCTTSVNSDAKFFARKKDKWIPFKTYRDAGDPYDTWSITADGSEQRYWKWFICKFQPEWEQKYGYKFKDRGNIPDEWNSFTRESALEELQ; from the exons ATGGAGTTATTCAAAGAAAATATAGCGCGGGTTAAGGAAAATCTGATGGAGCTTGAGAATTTGTTTAAGGAGGGCAAAGATCGAAATGATGCTAAAGTAAAAGACATGGAAGACAAGATCTGCATTGCTTTCGATGTCCCGAGGGAAAGCTGGATGAACACCGGTCAAACTCTGAAGGATGTCATAGAAATCTTGCGTAAACAGCTGGACATTGTACAGAGTTCAACACTCTCATCCGAGATGATTTCAGATAAGGATGTTCTGAAGAATGCATCTGGGGGTCTGGCTTTGGAAGGGGTTTACAAAACCAGGAATCCTGAAGACTTCCTGGTGAAAAGAGATCAGCTCATTGAGATTCcagattcattttcacttaCCGGCCCAAAGCAAAATACCAG GGCCCTCTACACTTCGGTGGAGTTTTCTGGTGGAGAGCTTCTGCCTCAGGCTTCAGAAGTAAAGATCTGTCAGAG GGCTCAGGCCTACCTGTTGCAGACAGCTTTGACTGTTTCCACTGACAAAGACATCACGATTTCACccaaagaaaagggagaaagattgcagctcatacaaacacaactgaAGAACAAGCTTTCAACTCACATTGAATCAGTGATTGAGAAAAGCCATGATGATTGGGAGTCCCTGGAGAGGGCATTACATTCCATCATTACCGGCACCCAGATGAGTGATGGAAGTGCAACAGTCGAGGTGGCTGTCTCTCAGTTGGAAAATATACTAGTGAAGCAAGTGGCACCTTTAACTGAGGTTCAGACAACCGATGAGCAGAATACACCAGTGAataacaaaagtgaaaaaactAGAAGCTTTATGGATTTGCTTCTGAAGTTGGGCCTCCAAGACTCCTACCCCAAAAAGATGATAAAATCTAATGTTCTTCTCATAGACAAATTATCTCTGAGTGTAAAAGAAcccaaaacagagaaagacttgAGCTCCCTTTATCTCTACAAACTCATGACATTGGACTACAGAGCCAGGTTTCTGTTTGTAAAACCTGAGGCAACTAACATGGATTTTGGGGAGGATGGTGCAAAtgctgaagatgatgatgatgatgacttcTTTGATTTTGTTGATAAATCAGACACGGTGGTGAGAGTCAAACAGGCACAAATTCACCCAATGGATGTGCACATGGCCATTTTCCACTGCTCCAATGATTTCTTGCGACAGTACATTTTTACGAAACTCTCTGCTTGTCAGTTTAGCCTACCCTTCTTGGTACCTAACCCCTGTACAGATGAAGTGGAATTCCCCCTCTGGGCACTCCGACACATCAGGAAATCATGGCATAGCAAAATACAAACTGCATCTAGCGGCTGTGGGAAATACTACAACAGACAAATGTTCAACACACCAGTGCCAGTTGTTTCCTTCATTAGATTGGGAGTTTCTGATTCCAACTCCAAGTCCCAGATATTGGATGGTGTCATTAGCGAACAGAAGCACAGTGTGTTCTTCCACCGTCATTGCAAAGGCAGCACTCCAGACAGCCTGCTCATGAATGGAGTTGTGGAGACTGCATGGTACTGTCCTGGAGGGAAGGAAGACGACGTATTTGATGACTGTGTGGCCTTTCTGAACCTTCATGGTGATGCAGCAGAACACCCAAAACAACTCGAGTTTCTTCAAGCAGTAAGTACGGTCAATGTGCTTCTACTTTCAGAGCACCCTCTGAGTGAAACCGCCAAAGAGGTCTCCCATAAACTGTCCAAGTCCTCTGTCCCCTTGATCTGCTTGTTCTCAGGTAAGGATAATATTCAGCCgtcaaaaaaccccacaaaggTGAGGCTAGCTGCAAAGAACAGGAATCAGGCTAAATTTACAGAGGAACTGATTTCAAGCATCAAACAGTGCATCAGTAAATATAAACAGACTGCAACAATTGAAAGGTGCTGTGAAGAGGCAAGGAAACTGCAGTTCATAGTCGACGAGGATAAGCCATCATGCAAGGATGGGTACGAAAAGGCCCAGACATTAATGTGCCTTCTGAAAGATGTGAAGGATGTATCCACCCTGAAGGAGAGGATTTTACCACTGCAAGGTAAACTGTGGCATGACTGGTGCAACAAGAACAAAGAGCAGTATCGACTGCaagtcagagaaaaggaaagtatCGAACAGCAGCAGAGTAAAATCTCAGCTCAGATGACCAAGATCCGTAAGGAACAACTTCGTGAAGCCACTCCTCTCAATGACTTCATGAGATCATTCCTGGAATGCTTGACAACGCCTGCTCAGTTTGAAGGCACACGTCTGTACATGCTGCAGTGGCTTAGGATCCTCCTAGATGATCTCACCACTGATGAGCTTGTATTGCTTGAAGAGGACTATAACTCAActtggagaaaaatgaaaaatgtatccaaagataaagaaaaagcatCTCTTGTACAATCTCTGCAAACCAAGCtggacagaataacagacaaaatGGCCGCTACTACAGTTGGACTTCAGCATATTATGAGAGAGGTCAGTCAACTCTATGAGGCCATTCAGATGTGCACACAAGCCAAGAAAAATACTAAACAATATGCCACACTGCCAAAAATAGGGGTGACAATGCTGCTCTCTGGGTATCCACTAGAAATAATGGATGGGGATGCTGCCCATGTGCCTTTAACATGGATTAACGCTGTCCTGGATGAGCTCATCAAAACCCTTGGAGACAAAAAGGTGTTTGTTCTGTCCATTTTGGGGCTTCAAAGCTCTGGGAAATCCACACTGCTGAACACCATGTTCGGTCTTCAGTTTGCTGTGAGCGCTGGAAGATGTACACGCGGAGCCTTTATGCAGCTAGTAGAAGTGGACTCCAGCATTAGAAATGACCTCGGATATGACTTTGTCCTCATTGTGGACACAGAGGGACTCAGATCTCCAGAACTCAGTACAAAGATATCGCTGAGCCATGACAACGAGCTTGCCACTTTCATCATCGGACTTGGCGACGCAACAGTCATCAATATCATGGGGGAGAACCCTTCTGAGATGCACGACATTCTTCAGATTTGTGTGCAGGCCTTCTTGCGAATGAAACAAGTTAAAATCACACCTAGTTGCATTTTTGTGCACCAGAATGTTGTGGAAGGATCAGCTGGAGATAAAAACATTGAGGGGAGGAGACGTCTCCTGGAGAGACTGGATGACATGGCTCAACTGGCAGCAAAAGAGGAGAATGTTGATGGTGTCACTTGCTTCAGTGATGTCATACACTTTGACATTGAAACACAAGTTTTTTACTTCAAAAATCTTCTACAGGGAGACCCTCCCATGGCCCCACCTAATCCCTCATATAGCCAGAATGTTCAAGAACTGAAGATCAAGCTCCTAACAGCTGCATCATGGCAGGAGAAATGTAAATTTTCCTCACTGTCAGAATTCAAATATAGAGTTTCTGACCTTTGGACTGCACTACTGCAAGAGAACTTTGTGTTCAGCTTCAAAAACACAGTTGAAATGATGGTGTACAGCTCTTTGGAAAGTAAGTATGGAGATTGGTCATGGCACCTGAGGAAATTTTCCCTGAGCCTTCAGACAAAACTGGAGAATCAGATCGCTAGCAACTTAATTCAGAATGTGACTTTTGCAGATCTGATGAAAAAGTATGACAAAGTCTATGAACCTCTCAAGACTGAGATAGAGAAGTATttcaaagaagacaaaaacaaagagacccTCATAAAGTGGAAGACAAATATTGACAAGCGTTTTGAAAGCCTGAAGAGTGAGCTCATTGATGGGACTCTGAAAAAATGTAAGGAATTACTCACCTCCAAGCAAAACAGGTCAGAGCTGGACAAGAGGAAAACCCAATACACAAATGAGCTGACTCAGCAGAGCAAAAGTCTAGCATCTAAACTTAAAACACAGCAACTGACAGATAAGCAGGTGACGAAGAAGTTTGATGATCTCTGGAGTAACTGGACAGCTGAGGTGTTGAAATCACAACCCCCTGAGGAGCCACTGAATGTGAAAGCTGCAGTGGAATCAGTCCTCCTAAGCCAGTTCC AGGTTCTGAAGGCAGCAAATGAGAAACTCAGTCAGCAGATAGCAGATGAGTTGAAGCTCAACAACCAAGCTCTCAGTGGCAACCGATCAAATCTTGAAAATCATATACTAAAACATCTGGCAACTCAGGAGGACTTCAGCATGTATGAGGAGTATATTGATTACCCAAAGAGATACTTTGAAAGATTTATCCAGGAAAAGGTAGATGAATTTTGTTGTGATACCAAAAAACTGGGCACAATCCATCAGGAGAGCCTGGAGACCATGAAAAATCAGTTATTAACAGCAAGCACAGATGTAACTACAGAAGTGGATGAAAAGGCAGGCAATGCAAGCATGTGGCTTGACTTGTTCTGTAGAAATGTGGGGCATCTCATTACaataatgagaaatgaattgcattgcattgaaaatgaagACATCAAAGACTGGCAGTTCTTTAAAGAAATGATGGCCAAATCCCTGGAAGAGATGGTTAAGGACGAAAAGATGGATGTGGAGGCATTGAGAGAGAAACCTACCAAAATTCTTTTTCAGCAGGTCGAGGGATGTTGGGCCCAGTGTCCTTTCTGCAAAGCCATCTGCACAAACACCATCCCCAACCATGATAAAAGACACAGCGTTAGGTTTCATCGCTGTGAGGCTCTGGCTGGCTACCATTATCATAACACAGACCATTTTTCTGTAGATTTTTGTACCACATCAGTTAACAGTGATGCAAAATTCTTTGCTCGTAAGAAGGATAAATGGATCCCCTTCAAGACATACAGGGATGCTGGAGACCCATACGATACATGGAGCATTACTGCAGATGGCAGTGAGCAGCGCTACTGGAAATGGTTCATCTGTAAGTTTCAGCCAGAATGGGAGCAAAAGTATGGATATAAATTCAAAGACCGTGGAAATATCCCGGATGAATGGAACAGTTTCACAAGAGAATCTGCTTTGGAAGAGTTGCAATAA